In the genome of Crassostrea angulata isolate pt1a10 chromosome 6, ASM2561291v2, whole genome shotgun sequence, the window cagaaaaaaaaactagaaaaaataAGGGTTATGAGCTATGCGTGTTGGAGACACACATAAATAAACAGTACAAAAACATTGCGATATGTTTTGCATTTCTTTGATTGGTCGAACGGTTTCAGTATACCACAATCAAAATCCAGGAAAAAAATCCTGACTTTTCCCAACGATATGCCAAGGGTTCGTGAGAAGCGGTGCAGATCaaaaaacccttggctagcgaagatgtgaAAGGATATGCCACTTTTTTACTTGGAGAATCTACAGAATCAAAAACAGATTTATTACAGAATTTATCATGGGAAAATCTGTTATCATTTTCATGTTTCTCGCACAAATATTAACATTCCAAATGGGTTACTTTCATATCATCTGCAATGCAGAAATCTCTGTACACTTTTTTTCAGCCATTCCTTCAACCTGACAACTCACAAGATGAAAAGaggtatatcttttttttttaaatctgaatgTCTTTGGCTTTTAAGAGTCTGTGACAGATGACAGTcctatattttgtatatattactGCTCTCATCCTGATGTTAGCTCCATAAATACATCGATAATTTAGTTAATATTAAACATGCATCTGAAGTGTCTAATAATAAAGATCTTACAATAACTGTTATCTCCAGAGCTGCTGCCCAAATGGTGTGGATTTTCCTGTATGGTGGATCGTGAGTGGTGGATAGAGAGGGTGTTTCTGAGAGAAGTTCATCTCTGTCGCTGTCCTGGAGACTACTGTGGTCATGGAAAAAATAACCctaaaaaaatacaagctgGATTAAAAATAATGGATGTTGGGGGAGATCAAGTACAGAAGATACGTGTAGATCTGTTATCCATTGAGCAGTTCTTTCCGGAACTTGTTACAGAGAAATACCGATTTGGCTTTGACATTTCATACTCAATTGAGTCATGGACTGTGCACCCACAAAAATGTATTAGTATTACATAAATCAGTGTTAATGTCTGCTGCTTGCTGAGCCTGCTCCTATTAGACAATTTGATTCCGTTATTGAAAACAGAGAGTTAATTGAAACACAAGTATCAATCGACAAATTGTTAGATATCTGCAGACatgcattataaattttttttaacaaaacaagaCATAAATACCCCAGTTTGTCGCGAATCCGAACCTAAGCTGACCATTGCTCAAATCGGAAATCAAATATCACGACCTAACAGACTAAATTTGAATGAGGAAATTGGATATCCGAatcacaattttacaaaatttacaaagagAACTTAATTTTCAAGTATAAGCAAACTGAATCAAGAAGGAATTGATGCTATGATTCAATTAAATCTATTATCTAATAGCTAAACTTAACTACCACTAAATTTCACGGAAATATGATCGGGTTCGGAATGCTACTTTCACATTGATCAAACCATGCTACCCAATGTTGCTGACGGTATGTAGCTTTTGAGTTTTTACACCATTGTCGCATGTTTTATTGTGAATTTTAAAGTGGGTCAGATTATCGTTATCTTTGCTTACAGACACAATGATAAATTGGGTTGAAAAGGAGctagtaaatatattatttttatcatgttgCTCATATGAATACATGTTCATTATATAGTAAGTTCGTCAGGGTAATGATTGATTCGAACAGATTCAATGAGACATGCTTgactaaaagtaaaaaatatggATGGTGAGGACCCTAAAGAAGAACTTCTTCAGCGTcacaaagaagaaaagaaagagCTACAGAGTCAAATCACAAAACTGAAACACACCGTTTCAAAGGGGGATAAAAAGGGTAAGAAGGCGGTCCAGGAACAGATAAGCCAATTAGAGAAAGATCTGAAAGAAAGACATGACAAGGAACTTAGAGAAGTGGAGGAGGCCTCACTGACAGAACCAGAAAAGGTATACATTCTCACAAAAAGCTATATAACGGTAGAAGCATTGCACATGCATGCAACCATCTATAGTCGGTCCCAAGATaattatgcagcacatttggacgatttttaataaaaatacatatacatttgtctgtgaaagaagtgcaattgaaatagctgaaagggataatttcattgacacattatcatctttcactcggaaaaatttaCAGGAACATAAACAGATTCCTTTaatacggagatttataatggggaacaTTTACATCATTTCTCCATGCGGAATACACTTGGATTACATCACGCAATTTTACAATGTTATCACcagggcttgctgcaatacaaaatccccgtagacatcacattttttagcattgtattgaaaactgataagctaacaggggcgtttcgactgagaaatcttggaaatttttcatacttttgaatgaacatcgtttaaaccctgaggtatttataaatataatgcaGTTAAGCAAAATGTAAATCCAGAATATCTTAGGACAGAGTATAGTTTTATTCATCAGTGACTATTTTATCTTTTGTACTTGGTCATGAAGCCCAGTATTTATTGCATGAACTTTAATGATTGGTGCTTATTGTAAATAATCTCAAACATATCCAAGCAACACCATTATCTTTGTTATTTTGTGACTCAAAGGCAAACTGAATGAAATGACAGTGGGTTAACAATGGATTTAATATACTACAGATTATACAAATCACCACTGTACAAAAAAGTAccatatttaccaaaaaatccaTTGTTTGATCAGGTCTCTGACAAGGTCAAAGATTTAAATCTTGAAACTCTGGAGGGCCCTCAAGAATTATCACAGCAAACCCAGGAACAAAAGAGAGTATCAAAAGCACAGAAACGGCGAAATAAAAAGGAGGAGGCGGCTAGACAAAGACAGGAAGAAATCTCCAAGCAGGAAATTGAAAATGAGTCGGGGGCCAGAAATGTAGAGTTTCAGAAgttaaaagaaatgttaaagAATCAAGGCCTACAAATCTTTGAGATTCCTTCTGATGGAAACTGTTTGTATAATGCTGTAGCCCACCAAGTCAATCACAGGAAAACCATAACAGACTGTAAACAATTGAGAAAACAGGCTGCTGAGTACATGAGAGGTAAAGAATTTAGCGTACACAGTAAAGAATTGGTCAATTGTACTaagtaaatttaaaatcttgAGCATCATTTTACACTATagagaatttctttttctaccaatgaaaggttaaaaaaaaactatatatacatgattCAATTTCATCAAGGATGAATAGTAAAATCATGTTCAATGGTCACTATACTAATAAGCATGATCAAGTATACTCATGGAATGATTGACATGCGAGTTACTTTGTTATAGAAAATGCTGATGACTTCCTGCCCTTCCTGACGACAGAGAGTGGAGACCTGTTTACCCAGTCGGACTTTGACAAGTACTGCTGCGATTTGGAGAAAACAACAACTTGGGGAGGTCACTTGGAGATCAAAGCTTTGTCACATGTTCTAAATCAACCAATCATTGTGATGCAAAGCAATGGACCTGTGATTACTGTGGGCGAGGGTTGTCATGGTGACCCAGTGACAGTTGTCTATCACAGGCATGCTTTTGGTCTGGGGGAACATTACAACTCCGTAGAACTTTTACAAGAACAATCAGACATGTAATCTGCAGCTCTATCATACATAGACTTGCTTTTCGTCAGAGAGAACATAACAGTTAACTCCATAGAACATTTACAAGAACCATATGACTTAGAAGATGGagctttttatttcatttgtagtACACCAGTGTAATTGTGTTTaatgacaaatacatgtaagatatTTACGATCATAAATACAAGTTATGAATTTAGATATTCAGTACTTACCAGGTAAATGAAATCGACGCTGTTTCAACTGAAATTTACAGCCCTggataaagtacatgtaattgcattCAGTGTGTTCATATCTACTGATATTAGCCAATGAACAGTCAGCTGACCATGAGTAGACCCCACCTTCATTGAATTGGAATTTATCAGTGAGTAGACTGTAGCCAACCTTTACTGCTGTTAACTGTTTATGAACAGAATTTTCACATTGAGCTATGAAATGGTAGAGGACCTAAGATATCAGTTGTTGgcttcatttaaatttttgagaACTTCATTTACACTTGTTTGtataactttgtaaaattgccttaaattcttttttatcttaaatggTGGGGAAATTGTCTTCTTTAAATGTTCACCCTGGACatcaattctaaaaataaattattaaggaTGAGAGCTCTATTGTTATAATTGAACAGGTGTTTATGTACAAATTACAGGTATATTAACCATACAAATTACAGGTATATTAACCATACAAATTACAGGTATATTAACCATATAAGAAATTAACATTATGCAGACTATTAAAACAGGAATGTCTTTAGCATCAAAAGACTAGAGCCTATCCAAGAAACCCCAGCAGGTCAGTTGCCTGTATTGGTTACATTGTATAACCTTCACTTTCACAAATAAGCGCAGGTCAGAGCTACGAGCAGACTACAAGAAGCCTtagattttttccttttttgtaaagTTTATAATAACTACAATATTAAATGAACCTACAAACGAACCAACAGACATGATGATGCAAATACTAGTATAAAATAGTTTGCTGAGAATCTACcataatattgtaaatttaagaaaaagcaCCTGgtaaacatttacaaatttcaatataaaagaaGTACGGCCCGATTATATGATATCACCTTCAATATAGCGTTTTTGCAAAAAtctgatattttaaatacaatcatgtatttACAGTTAAGATAGTCTTAACTCTCTTACATGAATCTTCATAAATAGAAAAATAGTATGCAAAAGGTTAAGCTTATTAAACCACTTTATATTAAACCAAAGAAATTGGATTCAAAAATATTTGCTCGACAGATTTTATAGTACACTATTACATTTAATCAATCTGGATCACAGGCCTGTGAATTTCTCTCAATAAGTCGTTAAATGTATAGGATATACACGCAtgcacacacacatacacacacttTAAATCCTAtctgtgtatttaatatatatagatGGGGTATATATCTCTCTTCCCATACATTGTCTTATTGAGAGAAATTTAGAGTCCTAGctgtttggtttaaaaaaagttttttaatacattgaatttcTTAAACATCCATGTAATATATAGCTACATAAATatgctattac includes:
- the LOC128188915 gene encoding deubiquitinase OTUD6B-like; amino-acid sequence: MDGEDPKEELLQRHKEEKKELQSQITKLKHTVSKGDKKGKKAVQEQISQLEKDLKERHDKELREVEEASLTEPEKVSDKVKDLNLETLEGPQELSQQTQEQKRVSKAQKRRNKKEEAARQRQEEISKQEIENESGARNVEFQKLKEMLKNQGLQIFEIPSDGNCLYNAVAHQVNHRKTITDCKQLRKQAAEYMRENADDFLPFLTTESGDLFTQSDFDKYCCDLEKTTTWGGHLEIKALSHVLNQPIIVMQSNGPVITVGEGCHGDPVTVVYHRHAFGLGEHYNSVELLQEQSDM